The Coraliomargarita sinensis genomic sequence CCCCTTTTCCTGGCGTAAGAAATGGGCCGGTTGTTGGGATTCCGTGGTTTATTGCTCGGAACGTTGTCGGCGGAACCGAAGTGCTCAATGAGCGAAGCTTTGCAGTGTGTTTGGTTTAAGCGTGACCTCAGATTGCGGGATCATGCGCCTCTGGCGCGTGCCGCGGAAACGGGGCCGGTTCTGCCGCTCTATATAATCGAACCCGAAGTGATCGAAGCGCCGGATTTTGATGCGATGCACTGGCAGTTTATCCGGGAATCTCTGAACGATTTGCAAAGGAATCTCCGA encodes the following:
- a CDS encoding DUF2256 domain-containing protein, whose translation is MRISGKTVAKKDLPQKECPVCGRPFSWRKKWAGCWDSVVYCSERCRRNRSAQ